A window of Variovorax paradoxus genomic DNA:
TCGGATTGGCGTGTTCACCCAGGACGATCAGTTCGAACAGGGCGCCGACGGACGTGTTGGCCCAGTGCCGGTCAGAGCCACGCAGGCCCGAGCTCGTCTCGGCGTTGTCAAAGGCCTCGCGTTGGACCACCGTGCCAAGGCTTTCGGACAGGCGCAGGGCAAAGTGCGACTTCCCGACACCAGGGTCACCGAGCAGCAGGATGGGTGGAGGATGCAACGGTGCACCGGCGAGTTCGGCCAGTGCCAGGCGTTGGGCGATGAACTGGGCCACAGGCGCAAAGTTGGGCATCTCCTGAATGAGTGCAGTCAGTTCGTCGCGCCAGCCGTGAGGTGATTTGATGCGGCGCCAGGAACCTCTTTCCATCGCTTTAGCCAGGAGCGCCCGATCGCGCTTGACGAGCTGTCTGTCGGGCGAACTCGGCGTGGACTCCAGGTTCCTGAAATGCGCAAGTGCAGCCTTCCAGTCGAAGACGGGAACGGTGTGCTTGCGTTTCGGCGGCTGTTTGGTCGGCACCGAGGCGTCGAGTTCGGCGGACTTGCTTACATGCCGGACGATAGGCGGCGGAGTGGGTGCCTTGGCGCTGGCTGTCATGGACTCGAGAGCGCGCTGAGCCTGGAGATCGCGGATACGTTGCTCCCGCTCTTGCCCCTCCCGGATTCGGCGCTCCAATTCCTCCCGCTCGATGGCGTGCAGGACGGCTTCTGGCACCGCCAGTTTGAAGTTGCGCGGATCGGCAGCGGACTGATGATGCTGCCGGGTATAGAAACGATAACCGGCAGGCAGAGAGGTCGGCGGCGGATTAGCGGGATGCTCTTCGTGGGGCGTTGCACTGGACATGATGGGCTCCAAACTGGTGGTGGAGCCTGCGGCGTTGCGCCGCGATTCAATGCAGGCGCTTCAGAGGCCGAGAGGCTCTAGGATCACGACGTTTGTCGGGGTGAGCGAACGCGAGTGGCGAGCTATTCGCGTGGTGCGATCGGCCGCCGATATGCATACGGCTATCCCACCGCGCGACGAGGAGGCGCGGCAAATCGCAAGGCGATTTCGGGTGGGGTTGCGATGGCCAAACATGATGGAGTTCTGAAAGATGCCATCACAGTACTTATCGAATGCATCTAAGTCAACCGATGTTGACGCGATTAGATGCCAACGGTCGTTGTAGCACTGCAAAACGCGCTATTTCGTTTATGCCAACTTATGGTGACGATTTTGGTGATCGTGCCAACTTATGAGTTGCGAACGTCTTGGCAGCCTCGGAAGGGATGTGAAAACCCTGTTCGGAGCCGCGTTTGGACGATCAAATTACGCCAACTTATGCCGACGCAGCGAGCATATTTATGGGTTAGACGGCAACGCGGCACCGGCCGCCCATGCCAATTGCACGCTGCCCCATAGCCAAAGTGCATGCCCCGGAGGACGGTGCGCCAGCCCATAACCTTTGGGCATGGCCCGGGTTCCAATTGGAATTATTCCGCGTGGCCAGTCCTTCCTACACTGACCTTCTGTTCAATCCAACCGAACGAAGGCTCGAATGAAATCCTCTGTACTGATGGCTTCCATGGCTGCTGCGGTGCTGCTCGCCGCCACCGGCGCGCAAGCGGCCGACACGCTCGCCAAGATCGCCGAGTCCGGCAAGATCACGCTCGCCTACCGCGAGTCGTCGGTGCCTTTCAGCTACCTCGAGGGCCCCGGCAAGCCGATCGGTTTTTCGGTGGAGCTTTCGAATGCTGTCGTCGAGGCGGTGAAGAAGAAACTGAACAAGCCCAACCTGCAGGTCGCGCTGATGCCCGTCACCTCGCAGAACCGAATTCCGCTGATCACCAACGGCACCATCGACCTGGAGTGCGGCTCCACCACCAACAACACCGCGCGCGGCAAGGACGTGGCGTTTGCCATCAACCACTTCTACACAGGCACGCGCCTGCTGGTGAAGAAGTCCTCGAAGATCAAGGACTACGCCGACCTTGCAAAGAAGACCGTGGCCAGCACCACCGGCACCACCAACGTGCTGGTCATGCGCAAGTACAACATCGAGAAGAACCTCGGCATGAACATCGTGCTGGGCAAGGACCACGCCGATTCGTTCCTGCTGCTGGAGAGCGATCGCGCCGCGGCCTTCGCGATGGACGACATCCTGCTGTTCGGCCTGATCGCCAATGCAAAGACGCCTTCCGACTTCGAGGTTGTCGGCGAGTCGCTGCAGGTCGAGCCCTATGCCTGCATGCTGCCCAAGGACGACCCGGCCTTCAAGAAAGTGGTCGACGACACCTTCGCCGCCATGATGAAGAGCGGCGAGTTCGAGAAGCTCTACGACAAGTGGTTCATGCAGCCGATTCCGCCGCGGGGCGTGCCGCTGAACCTGCCGATGAGCCCGCAATTGAAAGAAAACCTCAAGGTCTTGAGCGACAAGCCCGCGACCTGATTGATGAAAAGGATATGGCAGTGACGCAGGTGGTCGGGATTCTTGGGGGCATGGGCCCC
This region includes:
- a CDS encoding AAA family ATPase translates to MSSATPHEEHPANPPPTSLPAGYRFYTRQHHQSAADPRNFKLAVPEAVLHAIEREELERRIREGQEREQRIRDLQAQRALESMTASAKAPTPPPIVRHVSKSAELDASVPTKQPPKRKHTVPVFDWKAALAHFRNLESTPSSPDRQLVKRDRALLAKAMERGSWRRIKSPHGWRDELTALIQEMPNFAPVAQFIAQRLALAELAGAPLHPPPILLLGDPGVGKSHFALRLSESLGTVVQREAFDNAETSSGLRGSDRHWANTSVGALFELIVLGEHANPIILLDELDKGKRGGSGYQPIDSLLTLLEPVTASRIKDLSVQFEFDASYVWYIATANDPRRIPAPVRSRFVEFTIVPPDIDGRLVLAQSIYAATLKRMVPAKGIRSRFRPLTNLQVCRLAWLTPRQIRMTAERVLGAAALAGRWHIEDADLDEALPTVMPSAGKSPPRNDDPGDSFAFVLVRDPS
- a CDS encoding transporter substrate-binding domain-containing protein; translation: MKSSVLMASMAAAVLLAATGAQAADTLAKIAESGKITLAYRESSVPFSYLEGPGKPIGFSVELSNAVVEAVKKKLNKPNLQVALMPVTSQNRIPLITNGTIDLECGSTTNNTARGKDVAFAINHFYTGTRLLVKKSSKIKDYADLAKKTVASTTGTTNVLVMRKYNIEKNLGMNIVLGKDHADSFLLLESDRAAAFAMDDILLFGLIANAKTPSDFEVVGESLQVEPYACMLPKDDPAFKKVVDDTFAAMMKSGEFEKLYDKWFMQPIPPRGVPLNLPMSPQLKENLKVLSDKPAT